A genomic stretch from Bacillus sp. N1-1 includes:
- a CDS encoding Zn-dependent hydrolase, producing MGINRDRLQSHLEELAKIGKIGETGVCRLAHSKEDREAVEVVKGWMEAAGLIARIDGFGNLIGRIEGAEKDKPILMLGSHIDSQPYGGRFDGTAGALGAIEVVHTMKDNGITPKRTIEVICFSDEEGSRFNKGVFGVRALAGLLEEGEVERKDKNGMTRKEALKEFGVEPDLTESPIYRNGDIEAFLELHIEQGPVLETKNKPVGIVSGISGPIWLTVTLEGFAGHAGSVPMPLRQDAMVGASEIITKFDHLIKEEGQETTVGTVGSVQVFPNSRNIIPEKVEFTMDLRDIDLEHRTMLEKKLYTIIEEAASTYKLTYTITEDTRSEPRYCADWIKAIMSEEDKKLGYESPILMSGPFHDALFMSYISDYGMIFVRCEKGISHNPLEFAEMDDIEKGVQLLYQTAVRIAMDEEG from the coding sequence ATGGGGATTAACCGCGATCGTTTACAGAGTCATCTTGAAGAATTAGCTAAGATCGGAAAGATTGGTGAAACAGGTGTTTGTCGTCTTGCGCATTCGAAGGAAGATCGAGAAGCAGTGGAGGTCGTGAAGGGATGGATGGAAGCGGCTGGTTTGATAGCTCGTATCGATGGTTTTGGGAACTTAATAGGAAGGATAGAGGGGGCTGAGAAGGACAAGCCAATTCTTATGCTCGGATCTCACATCGACTCTCAGCCGTATGGTGGACGCTTTGACGGAACAGCAGGTGCTCTTGGAGCCATTGAGGTCGTACATACGATGAAAGATAACGGCATAACACCGAAGCGAACGATTGAGGTGATTTGTTTTTCAGATGAAGAAGGTTCCCGTTTTAACAAAGGTGTTTTCGGTGTAAGAGCACTTGCTGGCCTACTAGAGGAAGGTGAGGTTGAGCGAAAAGATAAGAATGGGATGACGAGAAAAGAAGCACTGAAAGAATTCGGTGTCGAACCTGATCTTACAGAAAGTCCCATCTACAGAAATGGAGACATTGAGGCATTCTTAGAGCTTCATATTGAGCAAGGACCTGTCTTAGAAACTAAAAATAAACCTGTTGGAATTGTTTCAGGGATTTCAGGACCAATCTGGCTAACCGTTACCCTTGAAGGTTTCGCCGGCCATGCTGGATCCGTTCCGATGCCATTACGGCAAGATGCCATGGTCGGAGCGAGTGAGATTATTACGAAATTTGATCACCTCATTAAAGAAGAAGGACAAGAAACAACGGTGGGAACCGTTGGAAGTGTCCAGGTATTTCCGAACTCTCGTAACATTATTCCGGAAAAAGTAGAATTTACGATGGATTTACGTGATATCGACCTTGAGCATCGCACCATGCTTGAAAAAAAGCTCTACACGATTATTGAAGAAGCTGCATCAACTTACAAGCTTACTTACACGATTACGGAAGATACCAGGAGTGAACCACGTTATTGTGCAGATTGGATCAAAGCGATCATGAGCGAAGAAGATAAGAAACTCGGTTACGAATCGCCAATTTTAATGAGCGGTCCATTCCACGATGCCCTTTTTATGTCGTATATCAGTGACTACGGAATGATTTTTGTTCGATGTGAAAAAGGCATCAGTCACAATCCGCTTGAATTTGCGGAGATGGATGATATTGAGAAGGGGGTTCAACTGCTTTATCAGACAGCAGTGCGGATTGCGATGGATGAAGAGGGATGA
- the panF gene encoding sodium/pantothenate symporter: MNWDVVIPLLIFLVIIFLIGFYASTHLKSTSNFLQEYFLGNRELGGFILAMTMVSTYGSASSFIGGPGVAYTMGLGWVLLSMTQLATGYFVLSVLGKKFAIMARKIRAVTLIDFLKERYQSKGVVILSALSIIIFLFSAMAAQWIGGARLIESLTGLPYTGALFLFAASVLVYVIIGGFRAVAITDTVQGVVMFGGTLVILIGTVVAGGGVENIITTLGAENPDLISPFGADQSLTPLYVSSFWILVGVGVVGLPQVAVRAMSYKSSKGMHRALIIGTIVVGVIMLGMHLTGVFARAVLPGIEVGDTVMPRIALEVLPAWLAGIVLAAPMAAIMSTVDSLLLLVSSAIVKDIYLNYVKPEASDQTIKRFSVGVTAVLGVLVFAMAVNPPELLIWLNLFSFGGLEAAFIWPVVMGLYWKQGNASGAMASILVGVGSYIGFHTFMPNAFGMHTVVLPVLLSLLGYVSVSLLTTKKHATVQEEVLLRLWRA, from the coding sequence ATGAACTGGGACGTTGTGATTCCACTCCTTATCTTTCTCGTTATCATTTTTTTGATCGGGTTCTATGCTTCTACCCATTTGAAATCAACATCGAACTTTTTACAGGAGTATTTCCTTGGAAACCGTGAACTTGGTGGATTTATTCTTGCGATGACGATGGTTTCTACATATGGAAGTGCAAGTAGCTTCATTGGTGGTCCTGGTGTTGCTTATACAATGGGACTTGGCTGGGTCCTCTTATCGATGACTCAGCTCGCCACTGGTTATTTTGTATTATCCGTGCTCGGGAAAAAGTTTGCCATTATGGCTCGAAAAATTCGAGCGGTTACGTTAATTGATTTCCTAAAGGAGCGTTATCAGAGTAAAGGCGTGGTTATTTTATCTGCGCTTAGTATTATCATTTTCTTATTTTCTGCGATGGCCGCTCAGTGGATTGGTGGCGCGCGACTCATTGAATCGTTAACCGGCCTACCTTATACAGGAGCGCTGTTTCTTTTTGCCGCCTCGGTTCTTGTCTACGTCATTATCGGTGGATTTAGGGCGGTAGCGATCACGGATACAGTACAGGGCGTTGTGATGTTCGGTGGAACACTAGTCATTCTTATCGGAACAGTCGTTGCTGGCGGAGGTGTTGAAAATATCATCACGACGCTAGGGGCTGAAAATCCAGATTTGATCTCTCCATTTGGCGCTGATCAATCTCTGACGCCGCTGTACGTCTCATCTTTCTGGATTTTGGTAGGTGTAGGTGTTGTCGGGTTGCCACAAGTGGCTGTCCGAGCCATGTCTTATAAAAGTTCAAAAGGTATGCATCGCGCTCTCATTATCGGAACAATCGTCGTAGGTGTGATCATGCTTGGAATGCACCTCACCGGCGTATTTGCACGTGCCGTTTTACCTGGAATTGAAGTTGGAGATACGGTAATGCCGAGGATTGCACTAGAGGTGCTACCAGCCTGGCTTGCTGGGATTGTTCTAGCAGCTCCAATGGCTGCGATCATGTCGACGGTCGACTCTTTGTTACTTCTCGTTAGTTCTGCGATCGTGAAAGACATTTACTTGAATTATGTGAAGCCTGAAGCAAGCGATCAAACGATCAAGCGATTTAGCGTAGGAGTGACCGCAGTATTAGGCGTATTGGTATTTGCGATGGCCGTAAATCCGCCTGAACTTCTTATCTGGTTAAATTTGTTTTCGTTTGGTGGACTTGAAGCGGCTTTTATTTGGCCAGTCGTCATGGGACTCTACTGGAAGCAAGGAAATGCGAGCGGTGCAATGGCATCCATTCTCGTTGGTGTGGGCAGTTATATTGGCTTTCATACGTTTATGCCGAATGCGTTTGGGATGCACACTGTAGTATTGCCGGTGTTGCTTTCGCTTCTTGGTTATGTGAGCGTCAGTTTGCTAACGACGAAAAAGCATGCGACGGTGCAGGAAGAAGTGCTCTTGAGATTGTGGAGAGCCTGA
- a CDS encoding YitT family protein: MITLGAIIMAVGLEVFLVPNQVIDGGIVGISIMLSHLSGIGLGIFLFILNLPFIYIGYKQIGKTFALSTLYGIVILSISTALLHPVPAFTDDILLATLFGGVVLGIGVGIVIRFGGSLDGTEILAILASKKLPFSVGEIIMFANLFILGSAGFVFSFDRAMYSLLAYYVAYKMIDITIKGLDESKSVWIISDNHKELGDAILSRLGRGVTYLHGEGAFSGDDKKVIFCVITRLEEAKLKDIVADHDDSAFLAMADIAEVRGGRFKKKDIH; encoded by the coding sequence ATGATTACATTAGGTGCCATTATTATGGCTGTTGGACTCGAAGTTTTTCTTGTACCGAACCAAGTTATTGATGGAGGAATTGTTGGTATTTCCATTATGCTCTCCCATTTAAGTGGCATTGGTCTGGGAATTTTCTTATTCATTCTAAACCTTCCATTCATTTATATAGGATACAAACAAATTGGAAAAACCTTTGCTCTTTCAACGCTTTATGGAATTGTGATTTTGTCGATTTCGACGGCTTTGTTGCATCCTGTTCCTGCTTTTACAGATGACATTCTTTTAGCCACTTTGTTTGGCGGGGTTGTTCTCGGAATTGGGGTCGGCATTGTGATTCGCTTTGGTGGTTCCCTTGATGGAACGGAAATTCTTGCGATACTTGCGAGTAAAAAGCTTCCGTTTTCAGTGGGGGAAATCATCATGTTTGCGAACCTCTTTATTCTTGGTAGCGCAGGATTTGTATTTAGCTTTGATCGTGCGATGTATTCCCTTCTTGCATACTATGTTGCTTATAAAATGATTGATATTACAATCAAAGGTCTCGATGAGTCGAAGTCGGTATGGATTATTAGTGACAACCACAAAGAACTTGGTGATGCGATTTTGAGTCGTCTAGGCAGAGGCGTAACGTATTTGCACGGGGAAGGCGCTTTTTCGGGTGATGACAAAAAAGTGATTTTCTGCGTGATCACTCGACTAGAAGAAGCGAAATTGAAAGATATTGTGGCTGACCACGACGATTCCGCGTTCCTCGCGATGGCAGATATCGCAGAAGTACGAGGCGGTCGTTTCAAGAAAAAAGATATTCATTAA
- the asnB gene encoding asparagine synthase (glutamine-hydrolyzing): protein MCGITGWIKWSGDLSTEQDTLKKMADSIAHRGPDEEGFWLSEQAALAHRRLIVIDPRGGKQPMSSPDQQLVLTYNGELYNYRELKQELQQKGHTFTSNSDTEVVLHSYMEWEEECLKHFNGIFAFAIWDQHEQKLFLGRDHLGVKPLFYSKQGDSLFYGSEIKAILAHPSVQPQVDRKGLAEIFGMGPMRTPGQAIFKDIDEVRPGHYVIATADSIEEYRYWKLESQPHTDDVDTTTETIRTLLKDTVQRQLISDMPVVSMLSGGLDSSGLTSLAAEEFKHSEKMLGTYSIDFDQNEDHFQKDFLRHDMDEPWVKRVSQHVGTDHHSVTFGANQLLSNLLEPMRGRDLPGVGEIETSLYLLFTEMKKDATVALSGESADEVFSGYPWFHQEKYLDAEVYPWLVNLKGISSVLSEETKNQIQPEQYQKERFAEAYEEIPFLEGECEFEAKQRQMSYFFITRFLPFMLDRKDRASMKTGFEVRVPFCDYRIVEYLWNVPIDYKNVDNIEKGILRRALKGTLPDDVLYRKKSAYPSDKDPVYLKGVQKWMLDILDNPNSPILSLIDTEKVRAIASNQAKGLNTDQAKGLLDYLIQVNAWLDEYDIELVS, encoded by the coding sequence ATGTGTGGCATTACAGGTTGGATTAAATGGTCTGGTGACCTCTCAACGGAGCAGGATACGCTAAAGAAAATGGCAGATTCCATTGCTCACCGTGGACCTGATGAAGAAGGGTTCTGGCTCTCAGAACAGGCGGCGCTAGCTCATCGTCGATTGATCGTTATTGATCCTCGAGGCGGTAAACAGCCGATGTCGTCACCAGATCAACAACTTGTTCTTACGTATAACGGGGAACTCTACAATTATCGAGAATTAAAACAGGAGCTTCAGCAAAAAGGACATACTTTTACATCAAACTCAGATACAGAAGTTGTTCTACACTCTTATATGGAATGGGAAGAAGAATGCCTGAAGCATTTTAACGGCATCTTCGCCTTTGCGATTTGGGATCAGCATGAACAAAAGCTTTTCCTTGGCCGTGACCACCTCGGTGTCAAACCTCTCTTCTACTCAAAACAGGGCGATTCGCTTTTCTACGGATCTGAAATCAAAGCGATACTCGCTCACCCATCCGTTCAACCACAAGTCGATCGTAAAGGCCTTGCTGAAATCTTCGGAATGGGCCCAATGAGAACGCCAGGACAGGCGATTTTCAAAGATATTGATGAAGTTCGTCCAGGTCATTACGTGATCGCAACCGCAGATTCGATAGAAGAATATCGCTACTGGAAACTTGAATCACAACCTCATACGGATGATGTGGACACAACGACAGAAACGATCCGTACCCTTTTAAAAGATACCGTTCAACGTCAGCTCATTTCTGACATGCCCGTGGTGTCGATGCTTTCTGGTGGGCTCGATTCAAGCGGCCTCACAAGCCTTGCAGCTGAGGAGTTCAAACACTCAGAGAAAATGCTTGGCACCTACTCCATTGATTTCGATCAAAACGAGGATCATTTCCAAAAGGATTTCCTAAGACACGATATGGACGAACCTTGGGTTAAGCGCGTTTCTCAACACGTCGGTACAGACCATCATTCTGTCACCTTTGGAGCCAATCAACTACTTTCAAACCTTCTCGAACCAATGAGAGGACGAGATCTGCCTGGCGTAGGCGAAATCGAAACGTCGCTCTATCTTCTTTTTACAGAAATGAAAAAGGATGCAACTGTTGCACTTTCAGGTGAGTCTGCCGATGAAGTTTTTTCAGGTTATCCATGGTTCCACCAAGAAAAATACCTCGATGCCGAGGTCTATCCTTGGCTTGTGAATCTGAAGGGAATCTCATCAGTACTTTCTGAAGAAACGAAAAACCAAATTCAGCCTGAACAATATCAGAAAGAACGTTTCGCAGAAGCTTATGAAGAAATTCCGTTTCTAGAAGGAGAATGTGAGTTTGAGGCGAAACAGCGTCAAATGTCTTACTTTTTCATCACGCGCTTCCTTCCATTTATGCTCGATCGAAAAGACCGCGCGAGTATGAAAACGGGTTTTGAAGTACGCGTACCATTCTGCGATTATCGCATTGTGGAATACTTATGGAATGTGCCAATTGATTATAAAAATGTGGATAACATCGAGAAAGGCATTCTGCGCCGCGCTCTAAAAGGAACCCTTCCAGACGATGTTCTTTATCGCAAAAAGAGCGCATATCCAAGTGACAAAGATCCTGTTTACTTGAAAGGTGTGCAAAAATGGATGCTCGACATTCTAGATAATCCAAATTCTCCAATTCTTTCTCTCATTGATACTGAAAAAGTTCGAGCGATCGCATCAAATCAGGCAAAAGGATTGAACACCGATCAGGCAAAAGGACTGCTTGACTACTTAATTCAGGTAAATGCATGGCTAGATGAATATGATATTGAGCTTGTCAGCTAA
- a CDS encoding MgtC/SapB family protein yields MVIVLIKLCVSALLGLMIGIERELKHKPLGLKTCIVIAVSSCLLTIVSIESAETFAELSSNIRTDPMRLAAQIVSGIGFIGAGVILRRNNDAISGLTTAAIIWGASGLGIAAGAGFYYEAFVGAGLILFSVNILPWIIKRIGPKALRQREMRAKLTLKKSVNVSDFMKSIVANDFEIRHVRVRDTKEKNPQIELKLMTFEKNHTTDIYELLRKVDGVNEVEVEG; encoded by the coding sequence ATGGTGATTGTTCTAATTAAATTATGTGTTTCTGCTTTACTTGGATTAATGATTGGAATTGAGCGAGAATTAAAGCATAAGCCACTTGGATTAAAGACGTGTATTGTGATTGCGGTCAGCAGCTGCTTGTTAACGATTGTGTCGATTGAGTCCGCGGAAACATTTGCTGAGCTTTCTTCGAATATCCGAACAGATCCGATGCGGTTAGCGGCTCAAATTGTTTCTGGGATTGGTTTTATCGGTGCTGGCGTAATCTTGAGACGAAACAATGATGCTATTTCAGGGTTAACGACAGCTGCCATTATTTGGGGAGCCTCTGGATTAGGCATCGCGGCTGGTGCCGGTTTTTACTATGAAGCGTTCGTTGGTGCCGGTCTTATCCTGTTCAGCGTAAATATCCTTCCCTGGATCATTAAGCGCATCGGTCCAAAAGCCCTAAGGCAGCGGGAAATGCGGGCGAAGTTAACGCTGAAAAAAAGCGTAAACGTGAGTGATTTTATGAAATCAATTGTGGCGAATGACTTTGAAATTCGTCACGTACGGGTTCGTGATACGAAAGAAAAAAATCCACAGATTGAGCTTAAACTAATGACGTTTGAGAAAAATCATACGACAGACATTTATGAACTGCTTCGCAAAGTGGACGGTGTGAATGAGGTTGAGGTGGAGGGGTAA
- a CDS encoding glycosyltransferase, with the protein MKVILATPFYHQLRGNTITVQRIARGLSEADVETEVISITEETDSITALKEADLIHGFNAYRFYQFMKTLSIPITNYTITLTGTDLNHDLTNPNRQHDVIACLKNALAVHVFDEKAKRRTLEVLPDIERKLFVIAQGTSSSSIKRSPKKTTGSFHFILPAGIREVKNIPFAIKSLKKLRQTHPEVMLTIVGPIIEKKEGELVKELILDSEWVNYEGAIPHSEMEGLYSRADVVLNTSRSEGQSSAILEAMSHGLPVLVAKNKGNLSLVSHNRTGLVYEGVEQFITCALRLVEQESLRQSLGQQAAEYVEKHHSATQEITAILNMYSFSLNLSKKGDNSND; encoded by the coding sequence ATGAAAGTGATTCTTGCCACTCCTTTCTATCATCAGCTTCGTGGTAATACGATTACCGTCCAGCGTATCGCCAGGGGTTTAAGCGAAGCTGATGTTGAGACGGAAGTGATCTCTATAACAGAAGAAACAGATTCGATCACAGCTCTCAAAGAAGCCGATTTAATTCATGGCTTTAACGCTTATCGTTTTTATCAGTTTATGAAAACCTTAAGCATTCCGATCACCAATTACACGATTACGCTCACAGGAACGGATCTTAATCATGATTTAACGAATCCAAACAGACAGCATGATGTGATAGCCTGTTTGAAAAATGCGCTCGCGGTGCACGTTTTTGACGAAAAAGCGAAGCGTCGTACCCTAGAGGTTTTACCAGATATAGAAAGAAAGTTGTTCGTAATTGCACAGGGAACGAGTTCCTCAAGTATAAAGCGCTCACCTAAAAAGACTACTGGCTCATTCCATTTTATCCTTCCAGCAGGGATTCGAGAAGTTAAAAACATTCCTTTCGCGATTAAGAGTTTGAAGAAATTACGTCAAACTCACCCCGAGGTTATGTTAACGATTGTCGGACCAATCATTGAAAAGAAGGAGGGAGAACTCGTTAAGGAATTAATACTCGATAGCGAGTGGGTGAATTATGAAGGAGCTATCCCTCATAGTGAAATGGAAGGGTTGTACAGTCGTGCCGACGTCGTGCTTAACACCTCCCGTAGTGAAGGACAATCTTCCGCCATACTTGAAGCGATGAGCCACGGTTTACCGGTTCTTGTGGCAAAAAACAAAGGAAACTTAAGCCTTGTTTCTCATAACAGAACAGGACTTGTTTATGAAGGCGTCGAGCAATTTATTACTTGTGCACTTCGCCTCGTTGAGCAGGAATCTCTTCGCCAATCACTCGGCCAACAAGCTGCGGAGTACGTAGAAAAACATCACTCCGCAACACAGGAAATAACCGCAATCCTTAACATGTACTCGTTCAGCTTAAACCTTTCAAAGAAAGGGGATAACTCGAATGATTAA
- a CDS encoding YhdT family protein encodes MEQHDKMPKDDPRYRIANREALIGVVLVIINFILWYGFAYGFGSKPVEDYHYIWGLPAWFFYSCVLGTGIVIVLVILAVIFLFKEVPFDEEEGE; translated from the coding sequence ATGGAGCAACACGATAAGATGCCAAAAGATGATCCACGCTATCGAATCGCCAATCGTGAAGCGCTCATCGGCGTCGTTCTTGTTATCATTAATTTTATTTTATGGTATGGGTTTGCTTACGGTTTTGGATCAAAACCAGTAGAAGACTATCATTATATATGGGGGCTGCCAGCGTGGTTTTTCTACAGCTGTGTGCTCGGAACGGGAATTGTGATCGTCCTCGTGATTTTAGCGGTTATCTTCTTATTTAAAGAAGTTCCGTTTGATGAGGAGGAAGGCGAATGA
- a CDS encoding polysaccharide deacetylase family protein — protein MDHTRVVYDSPNHNVMTHKNSAKKKVILTFDDGPGRVLPELLDILKTEKVPAMFFWQSRLLYRDRPWKRALDEGHVIGTHSCKHLNFSNLSYAEQFEDLERSKLKIEAITGTPVTYFRPPFGRYDLATTKAARDLGLKTVMWRISSMDWELACHPEEILSNVVPNLEDGAIILLHELKQTVQILPELIKQIRSEGYGFTVLS, from the coding sequence GTGGATCACACAAGGGTCGTGTACGACTCTCCTAATCATAATGTGATGACGCATAAAAACTCAGCCAAGAAGAAAGTGATTTTAACCTTTGATGACGGTCCAGGCCGCGTTCTCCCAGAGCTACTTGATATTCTAAAAACAGAGAAGGTACCAGCTATGTTCTTCTGGCAGTCACGCCTTCTTTATCGAGACAGGCCGTGGAAAAGGGCGCTAGATGAAGGGCATGTCATTGGCACTCATTCGTGTAAACACCTTAATTTCAGCAATCTCAGTTATGCCGAACAGTTTGAGGATCTCGAAAGAAGTAAACTAAAAATCGAGGCAATCACCGGTACCCCTGTGACTTATTTCAGACCGCCATTCGGGCGCTACGACCTTGCCACAACGAAAGCTGCTAGAGACCTCGGCTTAAAGACGGTCATGTGGCGCATCAGCTCCATGGATTGGGAACTCGCTTGTCATCCGGAAGAAATTTTGAGTAATGTCGTTCCAAACCTTGAAGATGGAGCGATTATTCTTCTGCACGAGCTGAAGCAAACGGTTCAAATATTGCCCGAGCTTATTAAACAGATACGCTCTGAGGGCTATGGATTTACCGTACTTTCATAG
- a CDS encoding M28 family peptidase: MQKKAITVALATGLVLSPMSFSVDAAKPAPNGQADHAFDNKVIKKISSENMYNNIALLSKQPRAAGTEGEYQAVQYIKSEFERYGYETELQPFTIQEWDGGSSSLAFNDQVFAGDVHTFEGSINARVSGSLVYVGLGSKDEVGDEVAGKIALIERGSYSFYEKIQNVYDKGAIGVIMFNGEGRSGNSFGYAYDGQDIPAVGITREAGLQLVEQLNKEDVQATVSVENAGTVDKTSYNVIAKKEPHPNKDNGQIVTVGAHHDSVPNGPGANDDASGVAATLELARIMAKTPTDTELRFVTFGAEEKGLVGSYHYADSLTDEEIENSVAHFQMDMVGSRDAGELIMFTPDGNKNLVTDLGASAGARISGAVDYGELGRSDHVPFFLKGIPAALFIHAPLEPWYHSPEDTIDKISKEKLQNVAEIVGAAVYQVARPDTPALEKARVAPNPADYDFDDRPL, encoded by the coding sequence TTGCAAAAGAAAGCGATTACAGTAGCCCTGGCGACGGGGTTGGTTCTAAGTCCAATGTCTTTCTCGGTTGATGCGGCGAAGCCTGCTCCAAATGGACAAGCTGACCATGCGTTTGACAACAAAGTGATAAAGAAAATCAGTAGTGAAAACATGTATAACAATATTGCCCTATTATCAAAGCAGCCTCGTGCAGCCGGTACAGAAGGGGAATATCAAGCCGTTCAGTACATAAAAAGCGAGTTTGAGCGCTATGGCTATGAGACGGAGTTACAGCCATTTACCATTCAAGAGTGGGATGGTGGATCTTCATCGCTTGCCTTTAATGATCAAGTCTTTGCTGGCGATGTTCATACGTTTGAAGGCTCAATCAACGCTCGTGTCTCAGGATCGCTCGTCTATGTCGGACTTGGTTCTAAAGATGAAGTGGGTGATGAAGTAGCGGGGAAGATCGCATTAATTGAGCGCGGTTCTTATAGTTTTTATGAAAAAATTCAGAACGTCTATGATAAAGGAGCGATTGGCGTTATTATGTTTAACGGCGAAGGACGTTCTGGCAATTCATTTGGTTACGCTTATGATGGTCAGGATATTCCGGCTGTCGGGATTACTAGAGAAGCGGGCCTTCAACTTGTGGAACAGCTGAATAAGGAAGACGTACAAGCCACTGTAAGTGTAGAAAACGCTGGGACTGTTGATAAAACTTCTTACAACGTAATTGCGAAAAAAGAGCCTCATCCTAATAAAGATAACGGACAAATTGTGACAGTTGGCGCGCATCACGATTCTGTTCCTAATGGACCAGGGGCAAACGACGATGCTTCGGGAGTCGCGGCGACATTAGAGTTAGCGAGAATCATGGCGAAAACGCCTACAGATACAGAACTTCGATTTGTAACATTTGGTGCGGAAGAAAAAGGATTGGTCGGCTCTTATCACTATGCGGACTCTTTGACTGATGAGGAGATTGAAAACTCAGTCGCTCATTTTCAAATGGATATGGTAGGGAGTCGCGATGCAGGAGAACTAATCATGTTCACTCCTGATGGAAATAAGAATCTCGTAACCGATCTTGGTGCCTCAGCTGGAGCGAGGATTTCAGGCGCAGTTGATTATGGTGAACTCGGTCGAAGCGATCACGTGCCTTTCTTTCTAAAAGGGATTCCGGCAGCTCTCTTTATCCACGCTCCGCTTGAGCCATGGTACCATTCACCTGAAGATACGATTGATAAAATTAGCAAAGAGAAACTTCAAAATGTAGCGGAGATTGTTGGAGCAGCCGTCTATCAAGTGGCACGACCTGATACCCCTGCTCTTGAAAAAGCGCGCGTTGCGCCGAATCCAGCAGATTATGATTTTGATGATCGCCCATTGTAA
- a CDS encoding putative holin-like toxin — protein MMSTFEALVLMISFASLVVTIITVSSNKKK, from the coding sequence ATGATGAGCACATTTGAGGCGCTTGTTTTGATGATCAGTTTTGCTTCTCTCGTGGTCACAATTATTACGGTTTCTAGTAATAAAAAGAAGTAA
- a CDS encoding MgtC/SapB family protein has protein sequence MVVVVVKLCISACLGLMIGIERELKHKPLGLKTCMVIAVSSCLLTIVSIESAKTFSEISPNIRTDPMRLAAQVVSGIGFIGAGVILRRNNDAISGLTTAAIIWGASGLGIAAGAGFYFEAFVGASLILFSVNILPWVIKKIGPSQLRQREMRAKITLRKGTDITAFMQTIQAKDFEIKHVRVRDTKEKDHQVELRLLTFESNHTTSIYQQLRDLNGATFVEVEG, from the coding sequence ATGGTGGTTGTCGTTGTAAAACTATGTATATCAGCTTGTCTAGGACTGATGATTGGGATTGAAAGAGAATTAAAACATAAACCCCTCGGTTTAAAGACGTGTATGGTCATCGCGGTTAGCAGCTGTTTATTAACGATTGTTTCGATCGAATCTGCGAAAACTTTCTCTGAAATATCTCCAAACATCCGAACCGATCCAATGCGGCTAGCAGCCCAGGTTGTTTCGGGGATTGGTTTTATTGGAGCTGGAGTTATATTAAGACGAAATAACGATGCCATTTCAGGACTAACAACAGCGGCAATTATATGGGGCGCATCTGGGCTTGGGATTGCAGCGGGCGCTGGCTTTTATTTTGAAGCGTTCGTTGGGGCAAGCTTAATCCTATTTAGCGTGAATATCCTGCCGTGGGTAATAAAAAAAATCGGTCCAAGTCAATTAAGGCAGCGTGAAATGAGAGCAAAAATCACGCTTCGAAAAGGGACGGACATCACAGCATTTATGCAAACAATCCAGGCGAAAGATTTTGAAATTAAGCACGTTCGGGTGCGCGATACGAAGGAAAAAGACCATCAAGTGGAGCTACGCTTGCTTACTTTCGAATCAAACCATACAACTAGTATTTATCAGCAGCTAAGAGATCTGAATGGAGCTACGTTTGTTGAGGTAGAAGGGTAG